The genome window TTGGAAAGCTTTTCATGCTTGGCCTGGAGGTCTGCCAGCTCCTGCTCAACTTCCTGACGCGCTGTTGTTTCTGTGCTGGAGGCAAACTTTTCAGCCCATTGGTAGCCGGTCTTGCGCGAGACTCCAGCTGTCTCGCAGACGCTTTTGACGTCAAAATCTTTATCCAGGCCCTTGTCTTTTTGAATCCGGCGGGCCTTTATCAGGATGGCCACCTCTTCCGGGGTCAAAGACTCAGACATG of Desulfovermiculus halophilus DSM 18834 contains these proteins:
- a CDS encoding transposase, which produces MSESLTPEEVAILIKARRIQKDKGLDKDFDVKSVCETAGVSRKTGYQWAEKFASSTETTARQEVEQELADLQAKHEKLSKDYEREAFENRARKLAWEIHHVDEWLASKKNTSKGKTKKKR